Proteins from a single region of Pseudomonas sp. 10S4:
- a CDS encoding ABC transporter permease codes for MLLEGFGPQILLGTLATIKLALWSLLIAVLAGLLGASSKLSSNRLLRALATGYTTVIRSMPDLVIMLLLFFSLQMLLNRMTDWLGVSQIDIDPFLAGVLTLAFIYGAYFTETFRGAFQAVPAGQLEAARAYGMSRGKTFRKVLFPQMLRHALPGIGNNWQVLIKSTALVSIIGLTDVVKATQDAGKGSMQFFYFTLVGGLIYLAITTLSNGVLLWLEHRYSVGVRKAAL; via the coding sequence ATGCTTCTGGAAGGCTTTGGCCCGCAAATCCTGCTGGGCACACTGGCCACGATCAAACTGGCGCTGTGGTCATTGTTGATCGCGGTCCTGGCAGGCCTGCTCGGTGCCAGTTCCAAGTTGTCCTCCAACCGTTTATTGCGGGCGTTGGCCACCGGTTACACCACGGTGATCCGCAGCATGCCGGACCTGGTGATCATGTTGCTGCTGTTCTTCAGCCTGCAGATGCTGCTCAACCGTATGACCGATTGGCTGGGCGTCAGTCAGATCGACATCGACCCGTTTTTGGCCGGCGTTCTGACCCTGGCTTTTATTTACGGGGCTTACTTTACCGAGACATTTCGCGGCGCCTTCCAGGCCGTGCCGGCTGGCCAGCTCGAAGCGGCGCGGGCTTACGGCATGAGCCGGGGAAAAACCTTTCGCAAGGTGCTGTTCCCGCAAATGCTGCGTCATGCGTTGCCGGGCATTGGCAATAACTGGCAGGTGTTGATCAAGTCGACTGCGCTGGTATCGATCATCGGCCTGACCGATGTGGTCAAGGCTACCCAGGACGCGGGCAAGGGCTCCATGCAGTTCTTTTATTTCACGTTGGTGGGCGGCCTGATTTACCTGGCCATCACTACGCTGTCCAACGGCGTGTTGCTGTGGCTTGAGCACCGTTACTCGGTGGGTGTCAGGAAGGCTGCGTTATGA
- a CDS encoding ABC transporter permease: protein MTGIFEDYWQAYLWSDGPHFSGLAVTLWLLILAVVSGFLLAVSLSIARVSRNPLLRLPVWFYTYVFRGTPLYIQLLFFYTGVYSLHVVRSQDFLNAFFRDGFNCTVLAFGLNTCAYMTEIFAGSIRATSHGEIEAASAYGMSRFTLYRRIILPSALRRALPFFSNEVILMLHSTSVAFTATVPDLLKIARDVNSATYASFSAFGIAGVLYAASAFFLIWLFRRGELHWLAYLNPRTH, encoded by the coding sequence ATGACCGGTATTTTCGAGGACTACTGGCAGGCTTACCTGTGGAGTGACGGGCCGCACTTTTCCGGGTTGGCGGTGACCTTGTGGCTGCTGATTCTGGCGGTGGTGAGCGGCTTCCTGCTCGCGGTGTCGTTGTCGATTGCCCGCGTCAGCCGCAATCCGCTGCTCCGTTTACCGGTCTGGTTTTACACCTACGTGTTTCGCGGTACCCCGTTGTACATCCAGCTGCTGTTCTTCTACACCGGGGTGTACAGCCTGCACGTGGTTCGGTCCCAGGATTTTCTCAACGCGTTTTTCCGAGATGGCTTTAACTGCACGGTGCTGGCGTTCGGGCTCAATACCTGTGCCTACATGACCGAAATCTTTGCCGGCTCGATCAGGGCGACTTCTCACGGAGAAATCGAGGCCGCTAGTGCCTATGGGATGAGCCGGTTCACCCTCTATCGCCGAATCATACTGCCGTCGGCGTTACGCCGGGCTCTACCGTTTTTCAGCAATGAAGTGATTCTGATGCTGCATTCCACCTCGGTGGCGTTTACCGCCACGGTGCCCGATTTGCTGAAGATTGCCCGGGACGTCAATTCGGCAACCTACGCCTCGTTCAGCGCGTTTGGCATTGCCGGAGTGCTGTATGCCGCCAGCGCATTTTTCCTGATCTGGCTGTTCCGGCGCGGCGAACTGCATTGGCTGGCCTATCTCAACCCACGCACGCATTGA
- a CDS encoding ABC transporter ATP-binding protein gives MYKLIVENVHKNYGSHEVLKGVSLKAKAGDVISLIGSSGSGKSTFLRCINHLEQPSAGRIIVNSQELLTRKNSRGDLCAVDPRQLQVVRSQLSMVFQHFNLWSHMTVLENLIECPMSVLGLGRSQALERARHYLAKVGLPAKVEGQYPVHLSGGQQQRVAIARALAMEPQVMLFDEPTSALDPELVGEVLKVMQQLAEEGRTMVVVTHEMAFARQVSNHVMFLHQGRVEEEGAPGTVLEQPRSERLQQFLTGSLK, from the coding sequence ATGTATAAATTGATCGTTGAAAATGTCCATAAAAACTACGGCAGCCACGAAGTGCTCAAAGGTGTTTCGCTCAAGGCCAAGGCGGGTGATGTGATCAGCCTTATCGGTTCCTCCGGGTCCGGGAAAAGTACTTTCTTGCGCTGTATCAATCATCTGGAGCAACCGTCGGCCGGGCGGATTATCGTCAATTCCCAAGAGCTGCTGACCCGTAAAAACTCAAGGGGCGACTTGTGTGCGGTCGATCCGCGGCAGTTGCAGGTCGTGCGCAGCCAGCTATCGATGGTGTTTCAGCACTTCAATCTGTGGAGCCACATGACGGTGCTGGAAAACCTCATCGAGTGCCCGATGAGCGTGCTGGGTCTCGGTCGCTCGCAAGCGTTGGAGCGTGCGCGCCATTACCTCGCCAAGGTCGGTCTGCCCGCCAAGGTTGAGGGCCAGTATCCGGTCCATCTGTCCGGTGGCCAGCAGCAGCGCGTCGCTATCGCCCGCGCGCTGGCCATGGAGCCCCAGGTGATGTTGTTCGATGAACCAACCTCCGCCCTGGATCCGGAATTGGTCGGCGAGGTGCTCAAGGTCATGCAGCAACTGGCCGAGGAGGGCCGGACGATGGTGGTCGTCACCCATGAGATGGCCTTTGCCAGGCAGGTGTCGAACCACGTTATGTTTCTGCATCAGGGGCGGGTGGAGGAAGAGGGGGCTCCCGGCACGGTGCTGGAACAGCCCCGCAGCGAGCGGTTGCAGCAGTTTTTGACCGGGAGCCTCAAGTAA
- a CDS encoding sensor domain-containing diguanylate cyclase, with product MGHPSVKVRIESLQPSFLAEQIEAKLKVRYAVVLLVAVCLSMSAIAIWEGWNSREYHLHDQEVAMSNLAQTLASQAQSTIKQADTLLFTLVDRVEKDGMGQAPYTRMQSLLSAQRSELSQLHGLFIYDENGRWLVNSNGAVVPDANNADREYFIFHRDHTDRGPHIGPSIKSRSTGEWIMTVSRRINHSDGSFAGVALATIYLNHFLALYDSIELGNNGAINLIADNGTIVVRRPFKEADVGTSVANGPLFTQFLPVASSGTATFKSVIDGVERVFGFRRVSGYPLIVSAAINKEEVLNGWRQESTNSAIIVSLLLAFLGALGYRLIRVMKQQNHIQSELLGAQEKLIEVNRSLELLALEDALTGLSNRRQFDLFMVAEMGRSRRSQTGLALLMIDVDHFKLFNDLYGHLAGDECLRNISVIIKDNIKRPGDLAARYGGEEFAVVLPGTDYVGAFLVAEKIRRAVQLAGIKHTDSAEGTVTVSLGVCAYDPASQATSDDLIGAADKALYVAKASGRNMSVIAN from the coding sequence ATGGGACATCCGTCAGTCAAAGTGCGTATTGAAAGCCTTCAGCCGTCCTTTCTGGCCGAGCAAATCGAGGCCAAGCTCAAGGTTCGTTATGCCGTGGTTTTGCTGGTCGCGGTGTGCCTGTCCATGTCCGCCATTGCGATTTGGGAAGGCTGGAATTCGCGTGAGTACCACCTGCATGACCAGGAAGTGGCGATGTCCAACCTCGCCCAAACCCTCGCGTCCCAGGCGCAGTCAACGATCAAACAGGCCGACACGTTGCTGTTTACCCTGGTCGATCGCGTCGAAAAGGACGGGATGGGTCAGGCGCCGTATACCCGAATGCAAAGTTTGCTCAGTGCGCAACGCAGCGAGCTGTCCCAGCTCCATGGTTTGTTTATCTACGACGAAAACGGGCGTTGGCTCGTCAACTCCAACGGCGCCGTTGTGCCAGATGCCAATAATGCTGACCGTGAGTACTTCATCTTCCATCGTGACCATACCGACCGTGGCCCGCATATCGGCCCGTCGATAAAAAGTCGTTCGACCGGTGAGTGGATCATGACGGTGTCGAGAAGGATCAATCATTCCGACGGCAGCTTCGCCGGTGTGGCGTTGGCAACGATTTATCTCAATCATTTCCTCGCGCTGTACGACAGTATCGAGCTGGGTAACAACGGCGCGATCAATCTGATTGCGGACAACGGCACCATCGTTGTTCGTCGGCCCTTCAAGGAAGCCGACGTCGGCACCAGCGTTGCCAATGGGCCGTTGTTTACCCAGTTTCTACCCGTTGCCAGTTCGGGGACTGCAACGTTCAAGTCGGTGATCGATGGCGTTGAGCGGGTGTTCGGATTTCGACGGGTGAGTGGTTATCCGCTGATCGTCTCCGCAGCCATCAACAAGGAGGAAGTGCTGAACGGCTGGCGTCAGGAATCCACGAACAGTGCGATTATCGTGTCACTGCTGCTGGCGTTCCTTGGTGCGCTCGGTTATCGGCTCATTCGGGTCATGAAGCAGCAGAACCACATTCAAAGCGAACTGCTGGGGGCCCAGGAAAAGCTCATCGAAGTTAACCGCAGTCTGGAACTGCTGGCCCTCGAAGATGCGCTGACCGGGCTGTCCAATCGGCGTCAGTTCGATTTGTTCATGGTGGCGGAAATGGGCCGCTCCCGGCGCAGCCAGACCGGTCTTGCGCTGCTGATGATCGATGTCGATCACTTCAAACTGTTCAACGATCTCTACGGGCATTTGGCCGGTGATGAGTGTTTGCGCAATATCAGCGTCATCATCAAAGACAACATCAAGCGCCCCGGAGACTTGGCGGCGCGTTATGGCGGTGAAGAATTTGCGGTGGTGCTGCCCGGCACCGACTATGTCGGGGCTTTCCTGGTGGCGGAAAAAATCCGTCGTGCGGTTCAACTGGCGGGTATCAAGCACACTGACAGTGCCGAAGGGACGGTGACGGTCAGCCTGGGTGTCTGCGCCTACGACCCGGCATCGCAAGCCACCTCCGACGATTTGATCGGCGCCGCCGACAAGGCGTTGTACGTGGCCAAGGCCAGTGGCCGGAACATGAGCGTCATCGCCAACTGA
- a CDS encoding LysR family transcriptional regulator, which translates to MLSIEDLALLQAIRETGSLSRAAAHLGKAPSTVSYAARQLEERFDALLFDRRRYRLQLTAAGELLVNEAARLMQDVSRLTQRVQQVANGWESRLWIVTDELLEFDTLIPVIHEFDALESGVPLRITQEVLKGVWEALREGRADLIIGATNEPPAIPSLRWMQLGEMEWVFAVSPKHPLAKAKEPISRTLVTQHRAIVVADSSRATEGSTYGVSGGQPVLAVPTMRAKILAQCDGLGVGWLPRHRVGSLLKNSSLVEKQMADPREPNILYAGWRGDHDGRALGWWLEKLKQTWLATQLVQGRDRFV; encoded by the coding sequence ATGCTGTCGATTGAAGACCTGGCATTGCTGCAAGCCATCCGCGAAACCGGCAGCCTGTCGCGCGCCGCCGCCCATTTGGGCAAGGCGCCTTCCACCGTTTCCTACGCCGCGCGCCAACTGGAAGAACGCTTCGACGCCTTGCTGTTCGACCGCCGCCGCTACCGCCTGCAACTCACCGCCGCTGGCGAGTTGCTGGTAAACGAGGCCGCGCGGCTGATGCAGGACGTCTCCCGGCTGACTCAGCGCGTGCAACAAGTGGCCAACGGCTGGGAGAGCCGGTTATGGATCGTCACTGACGAGTTGCTGGAATTCGACACCTTGATCCCAGTGATTCACGAGTTCGACGCGCTGGAATCCGGAGTGCCGCTGCGCATCACTCAGGAGGTGCTCAAAGGGGTCTGGGAAGCCCTGCGTGAAGGTCGCGCAGACCTGATCATCGGCGCCACCAACGAACCACCCGCCATCCCTTCATTGCGCTGGATGCAGTTGGGGGAAATGGAATGGGTGTTCGCCGTCTCGCCGAAACATCCGCTGGCCAAGGCCAAAGAACCCATCTCCCGAACACTGGTGACACAGCACCGGGCGATTGTCGTCGCCGACTCTTCCCGTGCCACCGAAGGCAGCACCTACGGTGTTTCCGGCGGGCAACCAGTGCTCGCCGTGCCAACCATGCGCGCCAAGATCCTCGCCCAATGCGACGGCTTGGGCGTGGGCTGGTTACCCCGGCATCGGGTCGGCTCTTTGCTGAAAAACAGCTCGCTGGTGGAAAAGCAGATGGCCGACCCGCGCGAGCCGAACATCCTCTATGCCGGCTGGCGCGGCGACCATGACGGTCGCGCCCTTGGCTGGTGGCTGGAAAAACTCAAGCAAACCTGGCTGGCGACCCAACTCGTCCAAGGCCGTGACCGCTTTGTCTGA
- a CDS encoding DUF2784 domain-containing protein: protein MLYRIAADGLVLFHLLFILFVLFGGLLVLKWRHLIWWHLPAAAWGVIVEVFHLTCPLTYWENLMREAAGQTVYGGGFVEHYVLPVIYPAGLTPTIQLGLGSVVLAVNLVVYVRLIRMWKLRRAA, encoded by the coding sequence ATGCTTTACCGAATCGCCGCCGACGGGCTGGTGCTGTTTCACCTGTTGTTCATTCTGTTCGTGCTGTTTGGCGGGCTGCTGGTGCTCAAATGGCGCCACCTGATCTGGTGGCACCTGCCCGCCGCCGCGTGGGGTGTGATCGTGGAAGTCTTTCACCTGACCTGCCCGCTGACCTATTGGGAAAACCTGATGCGCGAAGCCGCCGGGCAAACCGTGTATGGCGGCGGTTTCGTCGAGCATTACGTTTTGCCGGTCATTTACCCGGCCGGACTGACACCGACGATTCAACTGGGGCTGGGTAGCGTGGTGCTGGCGGTTAACCTGGTGGTCTATGTTCGGTTGATCCGGATGTGGAAGTTGCGTCGGGCAGCGTAA
- the dapA gene encoding 4-hydroxy-tetrahydrodipicolinate synthase produces the protein MSSFQGIWVPIVTPFHHGAIDFVGLRRLVSHLLENGVDGIVVCGTTGEAAALGKHEQLAVLDAVLELVPAERVVMGLAGNNLTELLQFQSEILKRPLAGLLVPPPYYIRPSQAGLEAFFKTVADASSVPIILYDIPYRTGVAFEQATLLNIVSHERIVAIKDCGGNHATTLALLASGTVDVLCGEDPQIFNALCLGAKGAITASAHVHPELFVALYRQIRDNQLATGRTTFFRLLPLIQSLFIEPNPAPVKTALALQGLIDDELRAPMQRSGENTVARLKDVLGTLNR, from the coding sequence ATGTCATCGTTTCAAGGTATCTGGGTCCCAATCGTCACGCCGTTTCACCACGGCGCCATCGACTTCGTCGGGTTGCGGCGGCTGGTCAGCCATCTGCTGGAAAACGGCGTGGATGGCATTGTGGTCTGCGGCACCACCGGGGAAGCCGCGGCGCTGGGCAAACATGAGCAACTGGCGGTGCTCGACGCCGTGCTTGAGTTGGTGCCCGCCGAGCGGGTGGTCATGGGCCTGGCCGGCAACAACCTGACCGAGTTGCTGCAGTTCCAGAGCGAAATCCTGAAACGCCCCCTGGCCGGCCTGCTTGTGCCGCCGCCGTACTACATCCGTCCGTCCCAGGCCGGCCTCGAAGCCTTTTTCAAGACTGTCGCCGACGCTTCCAGCGTGCCGATCATTCTCTACGACATCCCCTACCGTACCGGCGTGGCGTTCGAGCAAGCGACCTTGCTCAACATCGTCAGCCACGAGCGGATCGTTGCGATCAAGGATTGTGGCGGCAATCACGCTACAACCCTCGCACTGCTGGCCAGTGGCACGGTTGACGTACTGTGCGGCGAAGATCCGCAAATTTTCAACGCCTTGTGCCTCGGAGCCAAAGGTGCGATTACCGCATCGGCCCATGTGCATCCCGAGCTGTTTGTGGCGCTGTACCGACAGATTCGCGACAACCAGCTCGCGACGGGGCGAACGACGTTCTTCCGGTTACTGCCACTGATCCAAAGCCTGTTCATCGAACCTAATCCCGCCCCGGTCAAAACCGCCCTGGCCCTGCAAGGCTTGATCGACGACGAACTGCGCGCGCCGATGCAGCGCAGTGGCGAAAACACTGTGGCGCGCTTGAAAGACGTACTGGGCACATTGAATCGATAG
- a CDS encoding sensor domain-containing diguanylate cyclase, whose amino-acid sequence MSSVDNDSDVYKTLLESTKAIPWRIDWKTMTFSYIGPQIESLLGWKQDSWTSVNDWVERMHPDDRDYVVDFCVSQSRAGVDHEADYRALTENGDYVWIRDVVHVVRKDGEVEALVGFMFDISERKKTEEHLIRLQKQLEEYSFQDGLTGIANRRMFDTVLEREWSNAQRTGLPLSLLILDIDYFKQYNDHYGHIQGDECLRRVAQTLSRAANRPRDFIARIGGEEFVWLLPESDAESARLVARKCLHLIRQQQIPHEFSTVSALVTLSLGVGTTVVHLGDSAVNFVEQVDKLLYRAKHNGRMRAEFGDFRD is encoded by the coding sequence ATGAGTTCCGTCGACAACGACAGCGATGTCTACAAAACCCTGCTTGAGTCGACCAAGGCGATTCCTTGGCGGATCGACTGGAAAACCATGACGTTCAGCTACATCGGCCCGCAAATCGAAAGCTTGCTCGGCTGGAAGCAGGACAGTTGGACCTCGGTCAATGACTGGGTCGAGCGCATGCACCCGGATGACCGCGACTACGTCGTGGACTTCTGCGTGTCGCAATCCCGGGCCGGCGTCGATCATGAGGCCGACTATCGTGCGTTGACCGAAAACGGCGACTACGTGTGGATTCGCGATGTGGTGCACGTGGTGCGCAAGGACGGTGAAGTGGAGGCGCTGGTGGGCTTCATGTTCGATATCAGCGAGCGCAAGAAAACCGAAGAACACCTGATTCGCCTGCAGAAGCAGCTCGAAGAATATTCGTTCCAGGACGGCCTCACCGGCATCGCCAACCGGCGCATGTTCGACACCGTGCTGGAACGCGAATGGAGCAATGCCCAGCGCACCGGATTGCCACTGTCGTTGCTGATTCTGGATATCGACTACTTCAAGCAGTACAACGATCACTACGGCCACATTCAGGGTGACGAATGCCTGCGGCGCGTGGCGCAAACCTTGTCCCGGGCCGCTAACCGGCCACGGGATTTCATCGCTCGGATCGGCGGCGAAGAGTTCGTCTGGCTGCTGCCGGAATCCGATGCCGAGTCCGCCAGGCTGGTGGCGCGCAAATGCCTGCACTTGATTCGCCAGCAGCAAATTCCCCATGAGTTTTCGACGGTTTCAGCGCTGGTGACCCTGAGTCTGGGCGTTGGCACCACCGTCGTACACCTGGGCGATAGCGCAGTGAACTTCGTCGAACAGGTCGACAAATTGCTTTACCGGGCCAAGCACAATGGGCGGATGCGCGCCGAGTTCGGCGATTTCCGTGATTAA